One window of the Limisphaerales bacterium genome contains the following:
- a CDS encoding sulfatase, producing the protein MSLRLITILTTLWIGLPAQAERANRPNFVVIFTDDQGYGDLSCFGGKHVHTPRIDRMAKEGAKLTSFYVAAPVCTPSRAALMTGCYPSRIDMATGSNFAVLLAGDPKGLNPNEITIAEILKTVGYKTAISGKWHLGDQPEFLPTRQGFDEFFGIPFSHDIHPFHPRQNHFKFPPLALLENETVTEMDPDADYLTKRITEHAVSFIERNKENPFFLYVPHPIPHKPLHVAPPFMKGVAKEITEKLKLENGTVDYKTRDRLFRQAINEIDWSVGRILDTLKKHDLDDNTLVIFTSDNGPAIGSAGPLKGRKGSTFEGGMREATVIRWPGKIPAGKTNPKLMTTMDLLPTFAKLAGAKLPNDRVIDGKDVWPVLTGKASTPHEAFFYHSRTNLNAVRSGNWKLHVNKGKPTQLYNLETDIGEKQNVLKANPDIVRRLQNHLQVFTKDIAKNSRPAAFVKNAKPLSK; encoded by the coding sequence CCGCCCCAACTTCGTGGTGATCTTCACGGACGACCAAGGCTATGGCGATCTCAGTTGTTTCGGGGGCAAGCATGTTCACACCCCGCGCATCGATCGCATGGCCAAAGAAGGCGCCAAACTCACAAGCTTCTACGTGGCGGCCCCGGTTTGCACTCCGTCCCGAGCCGCGTTGATGACCGGTTGTTACCCATCGCGTATCGATATGGCGACCGGCTCGAATTTCGCCGTCCTGCTGGCAGGAGACCCCAAGGGGCTGAACCCCAATGAAATAACCATCGCCGAAATCCTGAAAACGGTCGGATACAAAACCGCCATCTCCGGCAAATGGCATCTCGGGGATCAACCGGAGTTTCTGCCCACTCGACAAGGGTTCGACGAGTTTTTTGGCATCCCCTTCAGCCACGACATTCATCCGTTTCACCCACGCCAGAACCACTTCAAGTTCCCGCCCTTGGCCTTGCTCGAAAACGAAACGGTCACCGAAATGGATCCCGACGCAGATTACCTGACCAAACGCATCACCGAACATGCGGTGTCATTCATTGAGCGCAACAAGGAAAACCCCTTCTTCCTCTACGTCCCGCACCCCATCCCGCATAAGCCACTCCATGTGGCCCCGCCGTTCATGAAAGGTGTGGCGAAGGAAATCACTGAGAAACTAAAACTCGAGAATGGCACGGTCGACTACAAGACCCGCGACCGTCTCTTTCGTCAGGCCATCAACGAGATCGACTGGTCGGTGGGGCGCATCCTCGACACCCTCAAAAAGCACGATCTTGACGACAACACGCTGGTGATCTTCACCTCCGATAACGGCCCCGCCATTGGCAGCGCCGGCCCGCTCAAAGGCCGCAAAGGCAGCACCTTCGAAGGCGGTATGCGCGAAGCCACAGTGATCCGTTGGCCCGGCAAAATTCCGGCGGGCAAAACCAATCCCAAACTCATGACCACCATGGATCTACTCCCCACCTTCGCCAAACTCGCCGGCGCCAAGCTTCCGAATGACCGCGTCATCGACGGCAAAGACGTCTGGCCGGTACTCACCGGCAAGGCGAGCACTCCGCATGAAGCCTTTTTCTACCACAGCCGCACCAACCTCAACGCCGTGCGCTCAGGCAATTGGAAGCTCCACGTTAACAAAGGCAAACCCACCCAACTGTACAATCTGGAAACCGATATCGGTGAAAAACAAAACGTGCTCAAGGCAAACCCTGACATTGTGCGTCGCCTCCAAAACCACCTTCAGGTGTTCACCAAGGATATCGCAAAAAACAGTCGGCCGGCCGCCTTTGTAAAAAACGCCAAACCCCTTTCCAAATAA